The Medicago truncatula cultivar Jemalong A17 chromosome 4, MtrunA17r5.0-ANR, whole genome shotgun sequence genome includes a region encoding these proteins:
- the LOC11439694 gene encoding protein arginine methyltransferase NDUFAF7 homolog, mitochondrial, whose translation MLRRVVQKSLRTFHRPITAASCHYSSSTISIDRSSLHNPPEHSHQPISDSELVKHLKGIIKFRGGPISLGEYMSEVLTNPKAGYYINRDVFGAQGDFITSPEVSQMFGEMVGVWVMCLWEQMGRPERVNLVELGPGRGTLMADLLRGASKFKNFTESLHVHLVECSPALKTLQHKNLKCVDEENADGDTDKRTVSSFVGTPVSWHATLEQVPSGSPTIIIAHEFFDALPVHQFQKGSRGWCEKMVDVAEDSSLHFVLSPHPTPATLYLLKRAKWAGVEEIAKFNQIEICPKAMDLTQTIVERISSDGGGALIIDYGSDGVVSDSLQAIRKHKFVDLLDDPGSADLSAYVDFASIRHSAEEASGEVSVHGPMTQSQFLGALGINFRAESLLQNCTEEQAESLRTGYWRLVGDGEAPFWEGADDSAPIGMGTRYKAMAIVNKNQGVPVPFQ comes from the exons ATGCTGAgaagagttgttcaaaaatctCTTCGGACATTTCATCGTCCCATCACAGCCGCATCATGCCATTACTCTTCTTCTACAATCTCCATCGACCGTTCTTCCCTTCACAACCCACCTG AACATTCTCACCAACCCATTTCTGATTCTGAACTCGTCAAACACCTCAAAGGGATTATCAAG TTTCGTGGAGGTCCTATTTCATTAGGTGAGTATATGTCTGAAGTTTTGACAAATCCTAAAGCTGGGTATTACATCAATCGAGATGTTTTTGGAGCTCAAGGTGATTTTATCACCTCTCCTGAAGTCAGCCAGATGTTTGGCGAG ATGGTTGGTGTATGGGTGATGTGTTTGTGGGAGCAAATGGGCCGACCCGAAAGAGTAAATTTAGTTGAGCTTGGTCCAGGACGAGGAACGCTTATGGCTGATCTTCTTCGT GGTGCTTCGAAATTTAAGAATTTCACTGAGTCCTTACATGTACACTTGGTGGAGTGTAGTCCTGCACTAAAAACTCTTCAGCACAAGAATTTGAAATGCGTTGATGAAGAGAATGCAGATGGAGATACTGATAAAAGGACTGTAAGCTCTTTTGTTGGCACTCCCGTGTCATGGCATGCTACACTTGAGCAGGTTCCTTCAGGAT CGCCAACAATTATCATTGCACACGAGTTCTTTGATGCCCTACCAGTCCATCAATTTCAG AAAGGATCCCGTGGTTGGTGTGAGAAAATGGTTGATGTGGCAGAAGATTCATC ATTACATTTTGTTCTATCTCCACATCCTACACCTGCAACTTTGTATCTATTGAAGAGAGCCAAGTGGGCTGGAGTTGAGGAGATCGCAAAGTTCAATCAAATAGAAATTTGCCCCAAAGCTATGGATTTGACTCAGACCATTGTAGAAAGGATAAGTTCTGATGGTGGTGGAGCTCTAATCATCGACTATGGCTCGGATGGAGTAGTCTCAGATAGTCTCCAG GCAATACGGAAACACAAGTTTGTCGATCTTCTAGATGACCCCGGATCTGCAGATCTAAGTGCATACGTTGATTTTGCTTCTATTAGACATTCTGCAGAGGAGGCGTCAG GTGAAGTGTCTGTCCACGGGCCAATGACTCAATCTCAGTTTCTCGGTGCCCTCGGAATAAACTTTCGTGCTGAATCCCTCCTTCAAAACTGCACAGAAGAGCAGGCTGAGTCTCTGAGAACAGGATACTGGCGTCTTGTAGGCGATGGTGAAGCCCCATTTTGGGAAGGAGCTGATGATAGCGCTCCAATTGGTATGGGTACTCGCTATAAGGCAATGGCTATAGTGAACAAGAACCAAGGTGTTCCAGTTCCCTTTCAGTAA
- the LOC11437710 gene encoding protein ELC-like: protein MVPPPPNPETQQFLSSILSQRGPSALPYSEDTKWLIRQHLLSLLTTFPSLEPKTATYTHNDGRAVNLLQADGTIPMTYQSVTYNIPIVIWLMESYPRHPPRVYVNPTRDMIIKHAHPHVNPSGLVSVPYLHNWIYPSSNLVDLVLALSLIFGRDPPLYSQRRPNPNPNPHQNHNHNPNPNPNTNQSSNFGTNPPSGYSHPGRINSNININSYPPSPYSPAPSRPTHTEDPTEVFRRNAINKLVEMVHNDVTALRKTREGEMEGLFGLQGVLKQREEVLNNGVKEMQDEMEGLEQQLQMVLMNTDVLEGWLRENQGKKLGSVENAEEAFECVDVLSKQMLDCTSADLAIEDTLYALDKGVQVGSVPFDQYLRSVRALSREQFFHRATAAKVRAAQLQAQVANMAARNHHYGS, encoded by the coding sequence ATGGTTCCACCACCACCAAACCCAGAAACCCAACAATTCCTCAGCTCAATCCTCTCCCAACGCGGCCCCTCCGCGCTCCCTTACTCCGAAGACACCAAATGGCTTATCCGTCAACACCTCCTCTCTCTCCTCACCACCTTCCCTTCTCTCGAACCCAAAACCGCCACCTACACTCATAACGACGGCCGCGCCGTCAATCTCCTCCAAGCCGACGGTACGATCCCCATGACCTACCAATCCGTCACCTACAACATCCCAATTGTTATCTGGCTTATGGAATCTTACCCTCGTCACCCTCCTCGTGTTTATGTTAATCCCACCAGGGATATGATTATTAAACATGCTCATCCTCATGTTAATCCTTCTGGATTGGTTTCCGTTCCGTATCTGCATAATTGGATTTACCCTAGTTCTAATTTGGTTGATCTTGTTCTTGctttgagtttgatttttggTCGTGATCCTCCTCTTTATTCTCAACGTAGACCTAATCCTAATCCTAACCctcatcaaaatcataatcataatcctAATCCTAATCCAAATACCAATCAAAGTTCTAATTTTGGAACTAATCCTCCATCTGGGTATTCTCATCCTGGTAGGATTAatagtaatattaatattaatagttaTCCTCCTTCACCTTATTCACCTGCGCCTTCTCGGCCTACGCATACGGAGGATCCTACCGAGGTTTTTAGGAGGAATGCTATTAACAAGCTGGTGGAGATGGTGCATAATGATGTAACGGCGTTGAGGAAGACTAGAGAAGGTGAAATGGAAGGGTTGTTTGGTTTGCAAGGGGTTTTGAAGCAGAGGGAGGAGGTTTTGAATAATGGTGTGAAGGAGATGCAAGATGAGATGGAGGGTTTGGAGCAACAGTTGCAGATGGTTTTGATGAATACGGATGTTTTGGAGGGTTGGTTGAGGGAGAATCAAGGGAAGAAATTGGGGAGTGTGGAGAATGCTGAGGAGGCTTTCGAGTGTGTGGATGTGCTTTCGAAACAGATGCTTGATTGTACTTCTGCTGATTTGGCTATTGAAGATACGCTTTATGCCTTGGATAAGGGTGTTCAGGTTGGCTCTGTGCCGTTTGATCAGTATTTGAGGAGTGTGAGGGCGTTGTCCAGGGAGCAGTTCTTTCACCGTGCTACGGCTGCTAAAGTTAGAGCTGCTCAGTTGCAGGCTCAGGTTGCGAATATGGCTGCTAGGAATCACCATTATGGTAGCTGA
- the LOC11441177 gene encoding putative pentatricopeptide repeat-containing protein At5g59900, protein MKLRHLRRARLSLSPLQRTFSTSKSTNENDTHFITHISDIVRGNLSWKIAFNDPSISSTLKPHHVEQVLINTLHDSKLALRFFNFLGLHKNMNHTTTSFAILVHALVQNKLFWPANSLLHTLLLRGSDPKFVFEKFLESHKQCKFSSTLGFDFLVHSYLQNTRVFDAVVVLRLMLGNTLLPEVRTLSAILNGLLRIRKFILVWEVFDESVNAGVKPDPYTCSAVIRSLCELKDFCRAKEKILWMESNRFDLSIVTYNVLIHGLCKGGGVLEALEVRKSLREKGLKEDVVTYCTLVLGFCRVQQFDDGICLMNEMVELGFVPTEAAVSGLVDGLRKKGNIDSAYDLVVKLGRFGFLPNLFVYNALINALCKGEDLDKAELLYKNMHSMNLPLNDVTYSILIDSFCKRGMLDVAESYFGRMIEDGIRETIYPYNSLINGHCKFGDLSAAEFLYTKMINEGLEPTATTFTTLISGYCKDLQVEKAFKLYREMNEKEIAPSVYTFTALIYGLCSTNEMAEASKLFDEMVERKIKPTEVTYNVMIEGYCKAHNMDKAFELLEDMLHNGLVPDTYTYRPLISGLCSTGRVSAAKDFIDDLHKKNLKLNEMCYSALLHGYCGQGRLTEALSASCEMIQRGINMDLVCHAVLIDGAMKQQDMKRLFGLLKKMYDQGLRPDSVIYTSMIDAYSKEGSFKKSGECLDLMVTEKCFPNVVTYTAFMNGLCKVGEIDRAGHLFEKMLTANISPNSVTYGCFLDSLTKEGNMKEATDLHHEMLKGLLANTATYNILIRGFCKLGRLIEATKVLSEMTENGIFPDCITYSTIIYEHCRSGDVGAAVELWDTMLRKGVEPDSVAFNLLIYGCCVNGALDKAFELRNDMLSRGLKPRQILQLQKV, encoded by the coding sequence ATGAAGCTCCGCCATCTCCGTCGCGCACGTCTCTCCCTCTCACCTCTTCAAAGAACCTTTTCCACTTCCAAATCCACCAAcgaaaacgacactcatttcaTCACACACATTTCCGACATTGTTCGAGGAAATCTAAGTTGGAAAATCGCATTCAACGACCCATCAATTTCATCCACATTGAAACCCCATCATGTCGAACAAGTCTTAATCAACACCTTACATGATTCAAAGTTAGCTTTACGCTTCTTCAACTTCCTCGGATTACACAAAAACATGAACCACACGACAACCTCGTTTGCTATCTTAGTTCATGCCCTGGTTCAAAATAAGCTTTTTTGGCCCGCGAATTCGCTTTTGCATACCCTTCTCCTTCGTGGGTCGGatccaaaatttgtttttgagaaATTTCTTGAATCTCATAAGCAATGTAAGTTTTCTTCCACTTTGGGGTTTGATTTTTTGGTTCATAGTTATTTGCAAAATACAAGAGTTTTTGATGCTGTAGTTGTTTTAAGACTCATGCTTGGTAATACTTTGTTGCCTGAGGTTAGAACTTTGAGTGCAATTTTAAATGGGTTATTGAGAATTAGGAAATTTATATTGGTTTGGGAAGTTTTTGATGAGTCTGTGAATGCTGGTGTTAAACCTGATCCTTATACTTGTTCCGCTGTAATTCGGAGCTTGTGTGAGTTAAAAGATTTTTGTAGAGCTAAGGAAAAGATTTTGTGGATGGAATCTAATAGGTTTGATTTGAGTATTGTGACTTATAATGTATTGATTCATGGTCTGTGTAAGGGTGGTGGGGTTTTGGAAGCTCTTGAGGTTAGAAAATCGTTGAGGGAAAAGGGTTTGAAGGAAGATGTTGTTACATATTGTACATTGGTGCTTGGATTTTGTAGGGTGCAACAGTTTGATGATGGAATTTGCCTCATGAATGAAATGGttgaattagggtttgttcCAACTGAGGCTGCTGTATCGGGGTTAGTGGATGGGTTGCGAAAGAAGGGAAATATTGACAGTGCTTATGATTTGGTTGTTAAGTTAGGAAGGTTTGGTTTTCTACCAAATTTGTTTGTATATAACGCGTTAATAAACGCTTTGTGCAAAGGTGAGGATTTGGATAAAGCAGAGTTGCTTTATAAAAATATGCATTCGATGAACTTGCCGCTGAATGATGTTACTTACTCTATTCTGATTGATTCCTTTTGCAAAAGGGGGATGTTGGATGTTGCTGAATCTTATTTTGGTAGAATGATAGAAGATGGTATAAGAGAAACCATTTATCCCTACAACTCTTTGATAAATGGCCATTGTAAGTTCGGGGATTTGAGTGCTGCTGAGTTTCTGTATACAAAGATGATCAATGAAGGGTTAGAGCCAACTGCCACTACCTTTACAACATTGATTAGTGGATATTGTAAAGACCTACAAGTAGAAAAAGCATTCAAGCTATATAGGGAGATGAATGAGAAAGAAATTGCTCCAAGTGTTTATACTTTCACTGCACTTATTTACGGACTTTGCAGTACAAATGAGATGGCCGAAGCATCCAAACTTTTCGACGAAATGgtggaaagaaaaatcaagcCAACTGAGGTAACATATAATGTTATGATTGAAGGCTATTGTAAGGCTCATAACATGGATAAAGCCTTTGAATTGCTTGAAGACATGCTCCATAATGGCCTTGTTCCAGACACATATACATACAGACCTCTTATAAGTGGCCTTTGTTCTACTGGTAGGGTTTCAGCAGCTAAAGATTTTATTGATGATCTCCACAAGAAGAATCTCAAGTTAAATGAGATGTGCTATAGTGCACTTCTACATGGTTATTGCGGCCAAGGAAGACTGACGGAGGCACTGAGTGCTTCTTGTGAGATGATTCAACGAGGAATCAACATGGACCTTGTTTGCCACGCTGTTCTTATTGATGGTGCAATGAAGCAGCAAGACATGAAAAGGTTATTTGGTCTCTTAAAAAAGATGTATGATCAGGGATTGAGACCTGATAGTGTGATATATACAAGTATGATTGATGCATACAGCAAAGAAGGATCTTTTAAAAAATCCGGTGAATGTTTAGATTTAATGGTTACTGAGAAATGCTTTCCTAATGTTGTGACTTATACTGCTTTCATGAATGGTTTATGCAAAGTTGGTGAAATCGATAGAGCGGGTCacctttttgaaaaaatgcTGACTGCAAATATCTCTCCTAATTCAGTTACATATGGTTGTTTTCTTGACAGTCTTACGAAGGAGGGAAATATGAAGGAAGCTACAGACCTTCACCATGAGATGCTTAAAGGGCTTTTAGCAAACACTGCAACATATAACATTCTTATCCGTGGCTTCTGCAAATTGGGTAGATTAATCGAAGCCACCAAAGTTCTTTCTGAAATGACTGAAAATGGGATTTTCCCTGACTGTATAACCTATTCAACTATAATTTATGAGCATTGCAGAAGTGGCGATGTAGGAGCAGCAGTTGAACTGTGGGATACCATGTTAAGAAAAGGTGTTGAGCCAGATTCAGTTGCATTTAACTTGCTAATATATGGTTGCTGTGTTAATGGAGCACTCGACAAGGCATTTGAATTGCGTAATGACATGCTGAGTAGAGGGTTGAAGCCAAGACAAATTTTACAATTGCAGAAGGTGTAA